A genomic segment from Corylus avellana chromosome ca5, CavTom2PMs-1.0 encodes:
- the LOC132183212 gene encoding anthocyanin 5-aromatic acyltransferase-like has protein sequence MACTHKILEQIQVGPLPSSAPTTSLPLTFFDIPLLASAGVRCLYFYEFPHPTHHFTQTILPTLTHSLSLTLQHFFPLLGNLMCPPPPANPYIFYTHGDSIPLTIAESTADNFHHLAGHHPRDIKHFAHLVPNFPPTQITSTDTFVFPLLSIQVTLFPNAGICVTVTTRHVIDGRIRSLFMKSWASVSKARGGDDDSSCLRPFYDRDVIKDPNGVMAVFLAEYFRVRSTWEKDTSNADVFHGDNVKATYVLNGANMEFLKDKYNFSSFVVTCAFIWVCRMKTEFHEGDTTKPVDDDELCYLAFPADCRNRLKFPVPSTYFGNCLASCKAAAKRSELVGEEGFVVAAKAIAREISRMKSRPLEGAEKWMEDRKNLIRAGNGRVLAVGGSPSFNDYGTDFGWGKPKKFELINHPIFISVADCRDEDGALEVGVVLRSRAAMDTFSSIFEQSLKLLN, from the coding sequence atgGCTTGCACGCACAAGATTCTTGAGCAAATCCAGGTTGGTCCACTGCCAAGCTCAGCTCCCACAACCTCTCTTCCGCTTACTTTCTTTGACATACCACTGCTTGCAAGCGCCGGCGTCAGATGCCTTTACTTCTACGAATTCCCCCACCCCACCCACCATTTTACACAAACTATCCTTCCAACActcacacactctctctccctcactctcCAACACTTTTTCCCACTCCTTGGAAATCTCATGTGCCCCCCACCTCCCGCCAACCCCTACATCTTCTACACCCACGGCGACTCAATCCCATTAACCATCGCCGAGTCCACCGCCGACAACTTTCACCACCTCGCCGGTCACCACCCACGAGATATCAAACACTTTGCCCACCTCGTCCCAAACTTTCCACCGACCCAAATTACGTCGACCGACACTTTCGTTTTCCCTCTTCTATCCATTCAAGTCACTCTGTTTCCCAACGCCGGCATTTGCGTCACCGTCACAACTCGCCACGTAATCGACGGTCGGATCCGCAGCCTCTTCATGAAATCTTGGGCGTCCGTTTCCAAAGCTAGAGGCGGCGACGACGACTCTTCTTGTCTGCGGCCTTTCTACGACCGGGATGTGATCAAAGACCCAAACGGCGTCATGGCGGTTTTCTTGGCAGAGTATTTCCGCGTGAGATCAACATGGGAGAAAGATACCAGCAACGCTGACGTCTTTCACGGCGACAATGTTAAGGCAACATATGTACTAAATGGAGCAAACATGGAATTTCTGAAAGACAAATACAATTTCTCAAGCTTCGTGGTAACCTGCGCTTTCATTTGGGTTTGCCGGATGAAAACAGAATTTCACGAAGGAGATACTACAAAACCAGTAGATGACGACGAGCTTTGCTACTTAGCATTCCCAGCAGATTGCCGAAACCGCCTCAAATTTCCGGTACCCTCGACTTACTTTGGAAACTGCTTAGCTTCCTGCAAAGCAGCTGCCAAAAGGAGCGAGCTAGTGGGAGAGGAAGGCTTTGTGGTGGCGGCGAAAGCCATAGCAAGAGAAATTTCAAGGATGAAAAGTAGACCGTTAGAAGGGGCGGAGAAATGGATGGAAGATAGGAAGAATTTGATACGAGCGGGGAATGGGCGTGTTCTCGCAGTCGGTGGGTCTCCAAGTTTTAATGATTATGGGACGGATTTTGGGTGGGGAAAGCCCAAAAAGTTCGAGTTGATTAACCATCCGATATTTATTTCTGTTGCTGATTGTAGAGATGAGGATGGTGCTCTTGAGGTTGGGGTGGTGCTCAGAAGTCGAGCTGCAATGGACACTTTCTCTTCAATATTTGAACaatctctaaaattactcaactga
- the LOC132183253 gene encoding anthocyanin 5-aromatic acyltransferase-like produces the protein MCPPPPANPYIFYTHGDSIPLTIAESTADNFHHLAGHHPRDIKHFAHLVPNFPPTQITSTDTFVFPLLSIQVTLFPNAGICVTVTTRHVIDGRIRSLFMKSWASVSKARGGDDDSSCLRPFYDRDVIKDPNGVMAVFLAEYFRVRSTWEKDTSNADVFHGDNVKATYVLNGANMEFLKDKYNFSSFVVTCAFIWVCRMKTEFHEGDTTKPVDDDELCYLAFPADCRNRLKFPVPSTYFGNCLASCKAAAKRSELVGEEGFVVAAKAIAREISRMKSRPLEGAEKWMEDRKNLIRAGNGRVLAVGGSPSFNDYGTDFGWGKPKKFELINHPIFISVADCRDEDGALEVGVVLRSRAAMDTFSSIFEQSLKLLN, from the coding sequence ATGTGCCCCCCACCTCCCGCCAACCCCTACATCTTCTACACCCACGGCGACTCAATCCCATTAACCATCGCCGAGTCCACCGCCGACAACTTTCACCACCTCGCCGGTCACCACCCACGAGATATCAAACACTTTGCCCACCTCGTCCCAAACTTTCCACCGACCCAAATTACGTCGACCGACACTTTCGTTTTCCCTCTTCTATCCATTCAAGTCACTCTGTTTCCCAACGCCGGCATTTGCGTCACCGTCACAACTCGCCACGTAATCGACGGTCGGATCCGCAGCCTCTTCATGAAATCTTGGGCGTCCGTTTCCAAAGCTAGAGGCGGCGACGACGACTCTTCTTGTCTGCGGCCTTTCTACGACCGGGATGTGATCAAAGACCCAAACGGCGTCATGGCGGTTTTCTTGGCAGAGTATTTCCGCGTGAGATCAACATGGGAGAAAGATACCAGCAACGCTGACGTCTTTCACGGCGACAATGTTAAGGCAACATATGTACTAAATGGAGCAAACATGGAATTTCTGAAAGACAAATACAATTTCTCAAGCTTCGTGGTAACCTGCGCTTTCATTTGGGTTTGCCGGATGAAAACAGAATTTCACGAAGGAGATACTACAAAACCAGTAGATGACGACGAGCTTTGCTACTTAGCATTCCCAGCAGATTGCCGAAACCGCCTCAAATTTCCGGTACCCTCGACTTACTTTGGAAACTGCTTAGCTTCCTGCAAAGCAGCTGCCAAAAGGAGCGAGCTAGTGGGAGAGGAAGGCTTTGTGGTGGCGGCGAAAGCCATAGCAAGAGAAATTTCAAGGATGAAAAGTAGACCGTTAGAAGGGGCGGAGAAATGGATGGAAGATAGGAAGAATTTGATACGAGCGGGGAATGGGCGTGTTCTCGCAGTCGGTGGGTCTCCAAGTTTTAATGATTATGGGACGGATTTTGGGTGGGGAAAGCCCAAAAAGTTCGAGTTGATTAACCATCCGATATTTATTTCTGTTGCTGATTGTAGAGATGAGGATGGTGCTCTTGAGGTTGGGGTGGTGCTCAGAAGTCGAGCTGCAATGGACACTTTCTCTTCAATATTTGAACaatctctaaaattactcaactga